A DNA window from Lachancea thermotolerans CBS 6340 chromosome G complete sequence contains the following coding sequences:
- the SWF1 gene encoding palmitoyltransferase SWF1 (similar to uniprot|Q04629 Saccharomyces cerevisiae YDR126W SWF1 Spore Wall Formation), translated as MKMGLFIWILIIPQLVLSLFSPLFRTKPVFRWYYTRVFHPIFEDVNRFRWKFRAIPAFYLSIYAYCTFLFFKDIEGLIRSRLFGVERLLIIPVALSAPIITGLLTIWIKPKSTYASPMLDAYDELIFHSGVSCRTCKLPKFARTKHCPICDQCVQLADHHCVWANNCIGRGNYQYFYLFLVSNVFLTNYGFLRLLFLQRFVHSRQLLILSILLGCFGVILAVFSYFQFVLVRDGMTTNEENKWLVIHDMIRARQMVTDDTGKYYFRLLADCQEDSAESLTNPRHSSQGPNEFHLNDSSPDIYVYYSTNPYDNATYDVKNPKEILSTAAITNIYDEGGFWKNLMARVDFT; from the coding sequence ATGAAAATGGGCCTCTTCATATGGATTTTGATAATACCCCAACTGGTTTTATCTCTGTTCTCGCCTCTTTTCAGGACAAAACCTGTTTTCAGATGGTATTACACAAGAGTCTTTCACCCTATATTTGAGGACGTTAACAGATTCCGATGGAAGTTCCGTGCCATTCCTGCTTTCTACCTTTCGATATATGCATACTGCAcgtttctctttttcaaggacATTGAAGGCTTGATACGATCTAGGCTATTCGGCGTTGAGAGGCTTCTGATCATTCCTGTAGCCCTATCGGCCCCGATCATCACAGGACTTCTAACCATATGGATCAAACCGAAATCTACTTACGCCTCGCCAATGCTTGACGCGTACGACGAGCTGATCTTTCATTCCGGCGTCAGCTGTAGGACCTGCAAGCTGCCAAAGTTCGCCAGAACTAAGCACTGCCCTATATGCGACCAGTGCGTCCAGCTTGCCGATCATCACTGCGTATGGGCAAACAACTGCATCGGAAGAGGTAACTACCAGTATTTTTATCTTTTCCTTGTCTCAAATGTCTTTCTCACAAACTATGGTTTCCTgaggcttttgtttttgcagCGCTTCGTGCATTCCAGGCAGCTGCTGATTCTATCTATTCTCTTAGGGTGCTTCGGCGTGATCTTAGCGGTTTTCTCCTACTTCcaatttgttcttgtccGGGATGGAATGACGACCAATGAGGAGAACAAGTGGCTAGTGATTCACGACATGATACGAGCGCGCCAAATGGTGACCGACGACACTGGTAAATACTATTTCAGACTTCTCGCTGACTGCCAAGAAGATTCTGCCGAGTCTCTCACCAACCCACGCCACTCGTCTCAGGGCCCTAACGAGTTTCACCTAAATGACTCTAGTCCAGACATTTACGTATACTACTCCACGAACCCTTACGACAACGCTACTTATGATGTGAAAAACCCGAAGGAGATTCTAAGCACTGCTGCTATAACTAATATCTACGATGAGGGCGGGTTctggaagaacttgatggcCAGAGTGGACTTCACATAA
- a CDS encoding KLTH0G13134p (conserved hypothetical protein) has protein sequence MGKDLALKELEFLEHFLRINRSQQPVFNSFVLQKEQLRQCNIQLWSFRTLDKFTALYQLHDVLQDTKVSDLTLYALLEKLNLLFAKGPDFEESMVMDSKLLTIALIEVLIRICRIISCDSTDSKVRHSLRKSILLSIHVQFTREYALKLWEQIEDQD, from the coding sequence aTGGGCAAAGACCTCgccttgaaagagcttgagtttttggaacACTTTCTCCGTATCAATAGGAGTCAACAGCCTGTATTCAACTCCTTCGTTTTACAAAAAGAACAGCTGCGGCAGTGCAACATCCAACTGTGGAGCTTTCGAACTCTGGATAAGTTTACCGCATTATACCAACTTCATGACGTCCTGCAGGATACAAAGGTATCCGACCTCACACTATATGCATTACTCGAAAAACTCAATCTTCTGTTTGCCAAGGGGCCTGACTTCGAGGAGTCAATGGTCATGGATAGTAAGCTGTTGACAATAGCGCTTATAGAGGTGCTTATAAGGATATGTCGTATAATATCCTGTGACAGCACAGACTCGAAAGTGCGACATTCACTGCGAAAATCTATACTCCTTTCGATACATGTCCAGTTCACCCGCGAATACGCGCTCAAACTTTGGGAACAAATCGAAGACCAAGACTAA
- the MIM2 gene encoding Mim2p (some similarities with uniprot|Q3E798 YLR099W-A Saccharomyces cerevisiae) — translation MSSVWDEIRRQEELSEQMLLQAAEAGGEAVEISGDEQEYDYDCEYDEYIVDSDEEDYEAQLLSAQQQWEESLEQLSQVFNWILLPLVGKYLGRRTALRVWKNVMQYIW, via the coding sequence ATGAGCAGCGTATGGGATGAAATAAGGCGCCAGGAAGAGCTCTCAGAACAGATGCTTTTACAAGCAGCAGAGGCGGGTGGGGAGGCTGTCGAAATCTCTGGAGACGAACAAGAATACGACTACGACTGCGAATACGACGAGTATATCGTAGATtcagatgaagaggattACGAGGCACAGTTACTTTccgcgcagcagcaatgGGAGGAATCTCTTGAGCAATTAAGCCAGGTGTTTAACTGGATTctgctgccgctggtgGGCAAATATCTAGGCCGCAGGACTGCGCTCCGAGTGTGGAAAAATGTTATGCAATATATTTGGTAG
- a CDS encoding KLTH0G13178p (similar to uniprot|Q04623 Saccharomyces cerevisiae YDR125C), with translation MRAPLRHFRLLSTKSKPQSSLPRRLLKRLISPPAETPQISGWKEWFAHLNDDSRIQLKQLQDNLMKDVKVDGSMENTLMMGEVNQFHFQNSLAEIKTPTLLLHGYAASSMAFHRNFEGLSKCIRDLYAIDLPANGLSPPQPLEIRCTEPQPLKIEISNDTFKLPYTINSLHHKSAIQNFEDYYLDALEQWRLDNKLGPINIVAHSFGGYISFRYAVKYPHAVKRLCLLSPLGVERNIFSVNNNWRSNTQYKLDFENPASKFYIRKGPAIPPAIFELQTKVLRGLGPLGARLCWNYITAAYARVPSLKYKQYIFEMFYGKNALTQTSKDIFTGLFTNRLLARDPLLDSLCHVRSKKLLLMYGDHDWMNRKAGLEMVTEAKKLGIDAQYGEVSSSGHNLFLDNPEESNELIVSFLRN, from the coding sequence ATGCGGGCCCCATTGAGACATTTCCGTCTGCTAAGTACTAAATCAAAGCCACAAAGCTCCCTGCCGCGACGGCTTCTAAAAAGATTGATTAGCCCGCCAGCCGAGACTCCGCAGATTTCAGGATGGAAGGAGTGGTTCGCGCATTTGAATGACGATTCTAGAATACAATTGAAACAGCTGCAAGATAACCTAATGAAAGATGTTAAAGTCGATGGATCCATGGAAAACACCTTAATGATGGGCGAGGTCAACCAATTCCATTTTCAGAACTCCTTGGCAGAAATCAAAACACCAACATTACTTTTACACGGTTATGCTGCATCGTCAATGGCATTCCATAGGAACTTTGAAGGGCTTTCGAAATGCATCAGGGACCTATACGCCATTGACCTTCCTGCAAATGGTCTCTCGCCGCCCCAGCCACTCGAAATCCGCTGTACCGAGCCACAGCCCTTGAAGATAGAAATATCCAATGATACATTTAAGTTGCCTTACACTATCAACTCCTTACATCACAAGAGCGCAATCCAAAACTTCGAAGATTATTATTTGGATGCTCTGGAACAGTGGCGGTTGGACAACAAGCTAGGCCCGATTAATATTGTTGCGCACTCATTCGGTGGGTACATATCTTTCAGGTATGCTGTCAAGTATCCTCATGCGGTGAAAAGGCTTTGCCTTCTATCACCGCTAGGCGTCGAAAGAAACATTTTTTCTGTGAACAACAATTGGAGAAGCAACACTCAATACAAGTTGGACTTTGAAAATCCTGCGTCAAAGTTTTACATCAGAAAAGGGCCCGCCATTCCCCCTGCTATCTTCGAGCTGCAAACAAAAGTGTTGCGGGGGCTTGGTCCCCTTGGTGCCAGGCTATGCTGGAATTACATAACAGCTGCCTATGCGCGGGTCCCAAGCTTGAAATATAAGCAATATATCTTTGAGATGTTTTATGGAAAGAATGCATTAACCCAGACTTCGAAAGATATATTCACGGGTCTCTTTACCAACAGGCTCCTGGCTCGCGATCCTCTACTCGATTCCCTCTGCCACGTTCGTAGTAAGAAACTATTGTTAATGTATGGTGACCATGACTGGATGAACAGAAAAGCAGGCCTTGAGATGGTTACAGAAGCGAAAAAGCTAGGGATTGATGCCCAATACGGCGAGGTTTCATCTTCAGGACATAATTTATTCCTAGACAATCCAGAGGAGTCCAACGAGTTGATAGTTTCTTTCTTAAGAAATTAG
- the CHA4 gene encoding Cha4p (highly similar to uniprot|Q04176 Saccharomyces cerevisiae YDR397C NCB2 Beta subunit of the NC2 dimeric histone-fold complex represses RNA polymerase II transcription through binding to TBP and inhibition of TFIIA and TFIIB homologous to the Dr1 subunit of the mammalian NC2 (negative cofactor2)[INTRON]) — protein sequence MEKSEEESSAVAGKGLACQSCRKRRRKCNLESPCSNCQKYGVECVPINQDLRRRRHSAAYLRSLENKISQLEALVADLKSKKNQKKTSTPNAPAPGAQIGGSIYPTNSLTLSYHRSIKAPEGSAETPRSRLKNLSRSLHILEAFSLFFKWLYPGHYTFIHRETFLSAFFGEPSTKAYYCSEELVYAIAALGSTLSSKNQELYHQSSQYYNLAKRAVLQKIFQLDDSSLVGSTSSSKLAIVQTLLCLAFYDIGHGENPLAWYSSGLAFRIAHEIGLHLNPESWSNVYEDELSSLDIEVRSRIYWGCYIADHLICVLFGRSTSLRLSNSTVPETDELPDIETGIEDYLYDPHATLSMAKPLKELIVLSRITELFASKIFIQTESLAQRSEHLERFNSEINQWRLNLPDELKWTKVFLENNEDFNPTVAYLWYHYYIILLSYNKPFIEELKQSQTMIEETIEELHLLLMSFKSKCGTFEKCSIYMVYTAILAIQCSKANNSNNRYLLELKEFLLSPSLNYELGRKFMDNEAGNDANDLFGALSNGDDFALEYNFDFTLLKEIDTLIGGI from the exons ATGGAGAAGTCCGAAGAGGAGTCTTCAGCGGTTGCTGGCAAGGGTTTAGC ATGCCAAAGCTGTCGGAAAAGGCGGAGGAAATGTAATCTTGAATCGCCCTGCTCTAATTGCCAAAAATATGGTGTGGAATGCGTACCAATCAACCAGGACctaagaagaagacgtCACTCTGCTGCTTATCTGAGGTCtctggaaaacaaaattagCCAGCTGGAGGCACTGGTCGCAGATctgaaatcaaagaagaatcaaaagaaaacaagtACACCAAATGCGCCCGCACCCGGGGCGCAGATAGGTGGAAGCATCTATCCGACCAATTCGTTAACGTTGTCGTATCACCGATCAATAAAAGCCCCTGAAGGCAGTGCCGAGACCCCAAGATCtcgcttgaagaacttatCGAGGAGTTTACATATCCTGGAAGCATTTTCCCTGTTCTTCAAGTGGCTTTACCCCGGCCATTACACATTTATACACCGAGAGACATTTTTGAGTGCCTTTTTTGGCGAGCCTTCCACAAAGGCTTATTACTGCTCCGAAGAACTAGTGTACGCAATAGCTGCATTGGGGTCAACACTCTCTAGTAAAAATCAGGAACTCTATCATCAATCGAGCCAATATTACAACTTGGCTAAAAGagctgttcttcaaaaaatattCCAGCTTGACGACAGCTCGCTGGTTGGATCgacttcatcttcaaagcttgcCATTGTCCAAACATTGCTTTGCCTGGCTTTCTATGATATTGGGCACGGTGAAAATCCTCTAGCGTGGTATTCATCCGGCTTGGCTTTCAGAATCGCACACGAGATTGGTTTGCATTTAAATCCCGAGTCATGGAGCAATGTTTACGAGGACGAACTTTCAAGCCTCGATATCGAAGTGCGTAGTCGTATTTACTGGGGTTGCTACATAGCAGATCACCTCATTTGCGTTTTATTTGGTCGCTCAACTTCTCTGCGACTTTCAAACTCCACTGTCCCAGAAACCGATGAGCTCCCAGACATTGAGACTGGAATTGAAGACTACTTATATGATCCTCATGCTACCCTTTCCATGGCGAAACCCTTGAAGGAACTGATCGTTTTGTCAAGAATCACTGAACTATTTGCTAGTAAAATATTCATTCAGACTGAATCTTTAGCCCAAAGAAGTGAACATTTAGAGAGATTCAACTCGGAAATAAACCAGTGGCGACTTAATCTGCCTGATGAGCTTAAGTGGACAAAGGTGTTCCTTGAGAATaatgaagacttcaaccCCACGGTCGCTTATCTTTGGTACCACTACTATATTATCCTTCTATCTTACAACAAGCCCtttattgaagagcttAAACAAAGCCAGACCATGATCGAAGAAACCATAGAAGAGCTTCACCTTTTGCTTatgagcttcaagtctaAATGCGGGACATTTGAGAAGTGCAGCATCTACATGGTCTATACTGCCATTCTAGCAATACAATGCTCGAAAGCAAACAATTCAAACAATCGATATCTACTAgaattgaaagagtttCTACTTTCCCCAAGTTTAAACTACGAGCTAGGCCGAAAATTCATGGACAACGAAGCGGGAAACGACGCCAATGATTTATTCGGAGCGTTATCAAATGGTGATGACTTTGCTTTGGAGTACAACTTTGATTTTACTCTATTAAAAGAGATAGATACCCTTATTGGCGGAATTTGA
- a CDS encoding uncharacterized protein (weakly similar to uniprot|Q04608 Saccharomyces cerevisiae YDR124W Hypothetical ORF) yields METLISSLDCLKDRGYEFAVLVKRPDADVQAIYSDSVDPEAQLLLENAMRVIPRTTTSFSIGCQRNKRQPPRTQRLLLSDKTQVDFYFQSVFCVINQQRCKAIAKAWIKVVEPKKQSKYPYIKGEASKPSWWPSDVVHRGSDHLKKPERIRLLVAILSRHLPSLNDSKLFLKLKRSTSSLPISEDPYQQWALEDAYNVCWALCTGQEVVTALDLSYALPQELDDASRKKGDGFEEAFALDKGKSISFEKFSRPGSTPLSSSRSSCGEQSLQNNETAPIFPDALEFPTSDESEDNVNTRPFAQQVLEFPDHFYLDELASSVLNQEAVYVGNSRVPF; encoded by the coding sequence atGGAGACGCTAATTTCATCGTTGGACTGCTTAAAAGACAGAGGCTACGAGTTTGCTGTGTTAGTTAAGCGCCCTGATGCAGACGTCCAAGCTATATATTCAGACTCTGTCGATCCGGAAGCACAATTGTTACTTGAGAACGCCATGCGAGTGAttccaagaacaacaacCTCCTTTTCGATTGGATGCCAGCGCAATAAGCGCCAGCCGCCGCGAACTCAGCGCCTACTGTTGTCAGATAAGACCCAAGTGGATTTTTACTTCCAGAGCGTTTTTTGTGTTATTAATCAACAGCGATGCAAGGCCATCGCCAAGGCGTGGATCAAGGTGGTGGAGCCTAAGAAGCAATCCAAATATCCCTATATCAAAGGTGAAGCTTCCAAGCCATCATGGTGGCCAAGCGATGTGGTGCATCGTGGTTCGGACCACCTCAAAAAGCCCGAGCGGATTCGGCTTTTAGTCGCAATCCTCAGCCGGCATCTTCCTTCACTTAACGATAGTaagctctttctcaagctgaaaaggtcaacaagctcaCTGCCGATTTCTGAAGACCCGTACCAACAGTGGGCTTTAGAAGATGCATACAATGTTTGCTGGGCCTTATGTACTGGGCAAGAAGTTGTCACTGCACTTGACTTGAGCTATGCATTGCCTCAGGAGTTGGATGatgcttcaagaaaaaagggTGATGGGTTCGAAGAGGCATTTGCGCTCGACAAAGGTAAATCAATCagttttgagaaatttaGCAGACCAGGCAGCACGCCATTATCAAGCTCACGAAGCTCTTGTGGCGAGCAAAGCCTACAAAACAACGAAACTGCCCCAATCTTTCCGGATGCTTTAGAGTTTCCGACTTCTGATGAATCTGAGGATAACGTGAATACGAGGCCTTTTGCCcagcaagttcttgagtTCCCCGATCATTTTTACTTGGACGAACTAGCTTCAAGTGTCCTAAATCAAGAAGCAGTGTACGTTGGAAATTCTCGGGTACCATTCTGA
- the HRT3 gene encoding SCF ubiquitin ligase complex subunit HRT3 (similar to uniprot|Q12347 Saccharomyces cerevisiae YLR097C HRT3 Putative nuclear ubiquitin ligase based on computational analysis of large-scale protein- protein interaction data), whose translation MTGIHHDTHHESHLLGDSGNVGLEAVNLWKRGVLKEKDGLMMDAIGCYRRALKMDGEVEKQYRKLVHQETQTMREMEKLSLQSRLPSTQEGKEAEKAGDLVKESGEQVEQNDLPCWILEMLPDDILKKIVLETVLISGESWLNLSLTCRRFHRLCFREPEPYRTFAQHIYSLQHYDKAAMALNGLSSIKTLEEAFWGVDYRRMLEERAYVKFQGCYISVVNYLRQGASAEGSSSWINPVHMITYYRYFRFYPDGSCLRLVTTDEPSNVVRGYDRDKDIKNADLCHWSLSIDDDLSLLTITRRNDKYSFEEKLRIHKHAHKTHQRLKWVSSGAFDNRGERIDFSMRNEKPFSFSRVTSYKPVKEDHGGNR comes from the coding sequence ATGACGGGTATACACCATGACACTCACCATGAGTCTCATTTGTTAGGAGACTCCGGAAATGTTGGACTGGAAGCAGTGAACTTGTGGAAGAGAggtgttttgaaagaaaaggacGGCTTGATGATGGATGCCATTGGATGCTACAGAAGAGCCTTGAAGATGGACGGAGAAGTAGAGAAGCAGTACCGCAAGCTAGTTCATCAAGAAACCCAGACGATGCGGGAGATGGAGAAACTCTCTTTGCAGTCTCGGCTACCAAGCAcccaagaaggaaaagaagctgaaaaagctggtGATCTCGTAAAGGAATCAGGGGAGCAGGTCGAACAAAATGACTTGCCTTGTTGGATACTCGAAATGCTGCCGGACGATATTCTTAAAAAGATCGTGCTGGAAACAGTGCTCATATCAGGAGAATCCTGGTTGAACCTGTCCTTAACTTGCAGGAGGTTTCATCGGCTATGCTTCAGAGAGCCCGAGCCGTACCGAACGTTTGCGCAACACATATACTCTCTGCAGCACTACGACAAGGCAGCGATGGCCCTCAATGGCCTCAGTAGTATCAAGACGCTGgaggaagctttttgggGTGTGGACTACAGGCGTATGCTCGAAGAACGAGCATACGTAAAGTTCCAAGGCTGCTACATCAGCGTGGTGAATTACCTCCGACAAGGAGCTAGCGCGGAGGGCTCGTCCTCTTGGATAAACCCCGTGCACATGATAACGTACTACCGATACTTTCGTTTTTACCCCGACGGATCCTGCTTGCGGCTAGTGACAACAGATGAGCCTTCTAATGTTGTCAGAGGCTATGACCGTGACAAAGATATCAAGAATGCGGATCTTTGTCATTGGTCCCTGAGTATTGATGATGATCTATCCCTATTAACAATTACTAGACGCAATGACAAGTATTCGTttgaggagaagctgcgaATACATAAACATGCTCACAAAACACACCAGAGGCTCAAGTGGGTTAGTTctggagcttttgataATCGCGGAGAAAGAATAGATTTCTCGATGCGCAATGAGAaacctttttctttctccagAGTCACCTCATACAAACCTGTCAAAGAGGACCATGGAGGAAATAGATAA
- the INO2 gene encoding Ino2p (weakly similar to uniprot|P26798 Saccharomyces cerevisiae YDR123C INO2 Component of the heteromeric Ino2p/Ino4p basic helix-loop-helix transcription activator that binds inositol/choline-responsive elements (ICREs) required for derepression of phospholipid biosynthetic genes in response to inositol depletion), translating into MDTDRLLDIFDFDLEIDFETAYEMINNEDQNSKHTAGRPLVENEVDRWSMSDASLVKREIDPLRAHLDGSHKDIEVEHLRRKSEAHRAGLLSEFESAAIEQFLDSLVAGDGKPLKDPFSPAWDELPRGLHQDPCEKPSVHNQEFVHKPESTPGLHIGGEQKRSKERTSIVPADYAPAVIKSPDITVSDSEVPVDLQNDPIKRKQWKHVVLEKKRRNAIKVNFDDLIKLIRFPRMSVMASQEAQLKERSPDENVPRKKLKPDRTPNKRIPKHVLLNYIIEDMELLSQANKSLEALLEG; encoded by the coding sequence ATGGACACAGATAGACTTTTGgacatttttgatttcgaCCTCGAAATAGACTTCGAGACTGCCTATGAGATGATAAACAACGAGGATCAGAATTCGAAGCATACAGCCGGCCGGCCTCTGGTAGAAAATGAGGTTGACAGGTGGAGTATGTCTGATGCATCACTAGTGAAACGCGAAATTGATCCCCTGAGAGCGCACCTGGATGGAAGCCACAAGGACATTGAAGTGGAACACCTGAGACGTAAGTCTGAGGCGCATCGTGCTGGTCTTTTAAGCGAATTCGAATCGGCTGCAATTGAGCAGTTTCTGGATAGCCTTGTCGCTGGTGATGGCAAACCCCTTAAAGATCCGTTTTCGCCGGCGTGGGACGAGCTGCCGCGTGGCTTACACCAAGACCCATGTGAAAAGCCTTCTGTTCACAACCAGGAATTTGTACACAAACCAGAAAGCACACCAGGACTTCACATTGGAGGTGAACAGAAGCGTTCAAAGGAACGAACATCCATCGTTCCTGCCGACTATGCGCCAGCGGTCATCAAGTCCCCGGATATAACTGTCTCTGATTCTGAAGTTCCGGTCGATTTACAAAATGATCCTATAAAGCGCAAGCAATGGAAACATGTCGTCTTAGAAAAAAAGCGGAGAAACGCCATCAAGGTTAACTTTGACGATTTAATAAAGCTCATAAGGTTTCCTAGGATGAGCGTCATGGCATCACAAGAAGCTCAGCTAAAGGAGCGTTCACCGGATGAAAACGTACCGCGAAAAAAACTCAAGCCGGATAGGACACCCAACAAAAGGATCCCAAAGCATGTGTTACTGAATTACATTATAGAGGATATGGAGCTTCTCTCACAAGCCAACAAAAGCTTAGAAGCTTTGTTGGAAGGATAA